In a genomic window of Corynebacterium lizhenjunii:
- the whiA gene encoding DNA-binding protein WhiA: protein MTVSLTDKVKQELTAVTVTRQSARAAEAAAILRFAGELRLDGEEPALEAEVDTPAVAKRLSDHLDELYGVRINGHVAGPGSAAKKPRVLLQVPQARDVARRLGLITRSGHAVIGLPPQVVSGSVADAEAAWRGAFLAQGILTEPGRSSSLEILCPCQEAALALVGCARRLGVVAKTKETRGADRVVIRDGDAIGALLTRMGAHRTRLEWEKKRLRSEAHDSSQSRLENFDDANQRRSARAAEQAANRVARAMEILGDDVPEHLADAGFLRVKYREASLEELGRHADPPMTKDAVAGRIRRLLSMADKRAEELKIPNTLEYATTNPEDAQ, encoded by the coding sequence GTGACAGTATCCCTGACCGATAAAGTCAAACAAGAGCTGACTGCGGTGACCGTGACGCGCCAAAGTGCCCGCGCGGCTGAGGCCGCAGCCATTTTGCGCTTTGCAGGGGAGCTGCGCCTTGATGGCGAAGAACCAGCTTTGGAGGCGGAGGTGGACACCCCGGCGGTGGCTAAGCGTCTGTCAGATCACCTTGATGAACTCTATGGGGTACGTATTAATGGCCACGTTGCGGGCCCGGGTTCGGCGGCGAAAAAGCCGCGGGTTCTCTTGCAGGTGCCGCAGGCGCGCGATGTGGCGCGGCGGCTGGGGCTTATTACCCGCTCGGGGCACGCGGTTATCGGGCTGCCCCCACAGGTGGTTTCTGGTTCGGTTGCTGACGCCGAAGCCGCGTGGCGAGGAGCTTTTCTGGCCCAAGGCATCCTGACGGAGCCGGGACGCTCTTCTTCTCTGGAAATCCTGTGCCCGTGCCAGGAGGCTGCTTTAGCTTTGGTGGGCTGCGCGCGGCGCCTTGGCGTGGTGGCTAAGACCAAAGAGACTCGCGGTGCTGACCGGGTGGTTATTCGCGATGGGGACGCCATCGGCGCGCTGCTGACCCGCATGGGCGCGCACCGGACCCGGCTGGAGTGGGAGAAGAAGCGTTTGCGTAGTGAGGCGCATGATTCCTCCCAGTCGCGGCTGGAGAATTTTGATGATGCCAACCAGCGGCGCTCTGCACGGGCAGCAGAGCAAGCCGCTAACCGCGTTGCGCGGGCCATGGAGATTTTGGGTGACGACGTCCCAGAACACTTGGCAGACGCTGGCTTTTTGCGGGTGAAGTACCGGGAGGCTTCGCTAGAGGAGTTGGGCCGTCACGCGGATCCGCCCATGACTAAGGATGCGGTGGCAGGCCGTATCCGCCGTCTTTTGTCCATGGCGGATAAGCGGGCAGAAGAGCTCAAGATTCCTAATACCTTGGAATACGCTACGACCAACCCGGAGGATGCGCAGTAA
- the ribD gene encoding bifunctional diaminohydroxyphosphoribosylaminopyrimidine deaminase/5-amino-6-(5-phosphoribosylamino)uracil reductase RibD, which produces MAVSVEQARDLAMAAGLAVKGSTSPNPPVGAVILDRADRLVGRGATQPVGGAHAEVMALQEAGAAARGGTAVVTLEPCAHVGRTGACTLALLRAGIARVLYVHADPNPVAAGGARILAQAGVEVRQIPAGTGKDALDPWLRATKLQRPCVTLKVAQTLDGFSAALDGTSQWITSPQSREHAHLDRQGRDALMVGTGTVLADNPRLSARRPDGSLLPQQPRRVVVGSRPVEQMGAAAAHLQQAGFEQYATPQQALVQLWESGARDVLVEGGPGLAGSLLQAGLVDYLHVYIAPLVLGQGRSVSATAVGPSLADAARFQRRALRELGPDIMVELSALAPEG; this is translated from the coding sequence ATGGCAGTTAGTGTAGAACAGGCCCGGGACTTGGCTATGGCCGCCGGGCTGGCAGTCAAGGGAAGCACCAGCCCTAACCCGCCGGTGGGTGCGGTGATTTTGGACCGCGCAGATAGGCTGGTTGGCCGCGGGGCCACCCAGCCGGTAGGCGGGGCCCATGCCGAAGTAATGGCGTTGCAGGAGGCCGGGGCGGCAGCCCGCGGCGGTACTGCAGTGGTGACGTTGGAGCCGTGCGCCCACGTGGGCCGGACCGGGGCCTGCACGCTGGCTTTACTGCGCGCGGGAATTGCGCGGGTACTCTATGTGCATGCGGACCCCAATCCGGTGGCGGCAGGCGGTGCACGGATCCTGGCCCAAGCAGGTGTGGAGGTGCGCCAGATTCCTGCGGGTACCGGCAAAGACGCCTTGGATCCTTGGCTGCGGGCCACGAAGCTGCAGCGGCCCTGTGTCACTCTCAAGGTGGCGCAGACCCTGGATGGATTTAGTGCCGCGCTCGACGGAACCAGCCAGTGGATCACCAGCCCACAGTCGCGTGAGCACGCCCACCTGGACAGGCAGGGCCGTGATGCCTTGATGGTGGGCACCGGCACCGTGCTGGCTGATAATCCCCGTCTGAGTGCGCGCCGGCCCGATGGCTCCTTGTTGCCGCAGCAGCCGCGCCGCGTGGTGGTGGGCTCGCGTCCGGTGGAACAGATGGGTGCTGCCGCTGCACATTTGCAACAGGCGGGCTTTGAGCAATACGCCACCCCGCAGCAGGCCCTGGTCCAGCTGTGGGAAAGCGGGGCGCGTGATGTCCTGGTCGAAGGTGGGCCGGGCCTGGCTGGCTCGCTATTGCAGGCTGGTTTGGTGGACTACCTGCACGTCTACATTGCCCCGCTGGTGTTGGGGCAAGGACGTTCCGTGAGTGCCACAGCGGTAGGGCCCAGTCTTGCCGATGCCGCCCGGTTCCAGCGCCGTGCCCTGCGCGAGCTGGGCCCCGACATCATGGTGGAATTGAGTGCGCTTGCGCCGGAGGGTTAG
- the rpe gene encoding ribulose-phosphate 3-epimerase: protein MANPIIAPSILAAEFTRLGEEVKAVANADWIHVDIMDGHFVPNLSFGPDITRAVDEVTDQVLDVHLMIENPGRWIEAYAKAGADCIIFHVEAVDSVAGAIQLARDIRALGVRAGFSIKPATPVEQWLDLLEECDLALVMSVEPGFGGQKFMPEMVEKVRTLRAEIDRRGLHTVIEIDGGISAETIRVAAEAGCDAFVAGSAVFKHSEPAAKAAAVEELRRLATV, encoded by the coding sequence ATGGCTAATCCGATTATTGCTCCCTCCATTCTGGCCGCAGAATTCACCCGCCTGGGAGAAGAGGTCAAAGCAGTGGCTAATGCGGACTGGATCCACGTAGACATCATGGACGGTCACTTCGTCCCCAACCTGTCCTTTGGCCCGGACATAACTCGCGCCGTCGATGAGGTGACTGACCAGGTGTTGGATGTGCATTTGATGATAGAGAACCCGGGGCGTTGGATTGAGGCCTATGCCAAGGCGGGCGCGGATTGCATTATCTTCCATGTGGAGGCAGTGGACTCGGTAGCTGGCGCGATCCAACTGGCCCGCGACATTCGGGCATTGGGAGTGCGTGCAGGTTTTTCTATCAAGCCGGCTACCCCGGTGGAGCAGTGGCTTGACCTGCTAGAGGAATGTGACCTTGCGTTGGTGATGAGCGTGGAGCCGGGGTTTGGCGGGCAGAAGTTCATGCCGGAGATGGTGGAGAAGGTCCGGACCCTGCGCGCGGAGATCGACCGGCGAGGATTGCACACCGTTATTGAAATTGATGGCGGGATTTCTGCGGAAACCATTCGGGTAGCCGCTGAGGCCGGCTGCGATGCCTTTGTGGCGGGCTCTGCGGTGTTTAAGCACTCAGAACCTGCCGCGAAGGCGGCTGCGGTGGAGGAACTGCGCCGCTTGGCTACCGTCTAA
- the uvrC gene encoding excinuclease ABC subunit UvrC: MADPSTYRPAPGTIPTDPGVYKFRDDSGRVIYVGKAKNLRARLSNYFQDVSQLHPRTRRMVFTAASVEWTVVASEVEALQLEYTWIKRFDPRFNVMYRDDKTYPMLAVSVGEQVPRAFFYRGPRRKGVRYFGPFAHAWAVRETLDLLTRVFPMRTCAKGVYNRHQTLGRPCLLGYIGKCDAPCVGRVSPQQHRETVDSLVSFMNGNTAPVVSQLKAQMAQAAENLEFERAARLRDDLGAIDKIMEQQSVVLPAGTDADLIAVAADELEAAVQVFHVRDGRIRGQRGWVVERVGEFADAPSTEPSPDDPALAGLLENFLVQFYADAAQRQSQEDAEDVSLAQRRGVDQESFAPARQERVIPREILVPVLPTESAVVAELLGSLRGSQVELRVPQRGDKRALMDTVYRNAKDQLRQHKLKRVGDLTARSAALQDIQDALGMETAPLRIECTDISHIQGTDVVASLVVFEDGLPRKADYRRYRIKEAAGDGHSDDVGSIAEVTRRRFKRHVEDKLANPDESVEEASFVEERVVEESAQAARRFAYPPQLFIVDGGAPQVAAAQAVFDELGIVDVTLVGLAKRLEEIWVPGDDEPVILPRNSQALFLLQQIRDEAHRFAISYHRSQRSKRMRASALDAVPGLGDKRRTELVKHFGSLKKLKQATVEDIAQVDGFGPKLAQAVVDHLQKSGS, from the coding sequence ATGGCTGATCCATCGACATATCGCCCGGCACCCGGCACCATTCCTACTGACCCGGGTGTGTATAAGTTCCGGGATGACAGTGGCCGGGTTATTTATGTGGGTAAGGCCAAGAACTTGCGCGCCCGGCTGTCCAATTATTTCCAGGATGTCTCCCAATTGCACCCGCGCACCCGGCGCATGGTCTTTACCGCAGCCAGCGTGGAGTGGACCGTGGTGGCTAGCGAGGTGGAGGCCCTGCAGCTGGAATACACGTGGATTAAGCGCTTTGATCCGCGTTTCAACGTCATGTACCGGGATGATAAGACCTATCCCATGCTGGCGGTTTCGGTGGGCGAGCAGGTGCCGCGGGCGTTCTTCTACCGGGGCCCGCGCCGTAAGGGTGTGCGCTATTTTGGCCCCTTCGCGCATGCGTGGGCAGTGCGGGAGACTCTTGACTTGTTGACCAGGGTCTTTCCCATGCGCACCTGTGCAAAGGGGGTCTATAACCGGCACCAGACGCTAGGCAGACCGTGCCTGTTGGGCTACATAGGCAAGTGTGATGCGCCCTGCGTTGGCCGGGTGAGTCCGCAGCAGCACCGCGAGACTGTGGACAGTCTGGTTTCCTTCATGAACGGAAACACTGCGCCGGTTGTCTCGCAGCTTAAAGCCCAGATGGCCCAGGCAGCAGAGAATTTGGAGTTTGAGCGCGCTGCCCGCCTGCGCGATGACTTGGGTGCGATTGACAAAATTATGGAGCAGCAGTCAGTGGTGCTGCCAGCGGGTACTGATGCCGACTTGATTGCCGTCGCGGCCGATGAGTTGGAGGCTGCGGTGCAGGTCTTCCATGTTCGCGACGGCCGCATTCGGGGCCAGCGTGGCTGGGTGGTGGAGCGTGTGGGCGAGTTTGCTGATGCCCCCTCTACCGAACCCTCCCCGGATGACCCGGCCTTGGCAGGACTGCTGGAGAATTTCCTGGTGCAGTTCTATGCGGATGCGGCCCAGCGCCAGAGCCAGGAAGATGCGGAGGATGTTTCCCTGGCCCAGCGCCGTGGGGTGGACCAGGAGTCCTTCGCCCCGGCACGCCAGGAGCGGGTGATCCCGCGGGAGATTTTGGTGCCGGTGCTGCCCACGGAGTCTGCAGTGGTGGCGGAACTTCTGGGCTCTTTGCGGGGCAGCCAGGTGGAGCTGCGGGTGCCGCAGCGCGGCGATAAGCGGGCGTTGATGGATACGGTGTACCGCAACGCTAAGGACCAGTTGCGTCAACACAAGCTCAAGAGAGTAGGGGACCTGACTGCGCGTTCGGCGGCTTTGCAGGATATTCAGGACGCACTCGGCATGGAAACCGCTCCGTTGCGCATTGAGTGTACGGACATCTCCCACATCCAGGGCACGGACGTGGTGGCCTCCTTGGTGGTCTTTGAAGACGGTCTGCCGCGTAAGGCAGATTACCGGCGTTATCGGATCAAGGAAGCTGCGGGCGATGGGCACTCGGATGACGTGGGCTCGATTGCAGAGGTCACGCGGCGGCGCTTCAAGCGGCATGTGGAGGACAAGCTCGCGAATCCTGATGAGTCGGTAGAGGAAGCCTCTTTCGTAGAGGAGCGGGTGGTGGAAGAGTCTGCGCAGGCCGCCCGGCGCTTTGCCTACCCGCCGCAGCTGTTCATTGTGGATGGCGGTGCCCCACAGGTGGCGGCGGCGCAGGCGGTCTTTGATGAGTTAGGAATTGTGGATGTCACGCTCGTAGGTTTGGCCAAGCGCTTGGAAGAAATTTGGGTCCCGGGCGATGATGAGCCGGTGATTTTGCCGCGTAATTCTCAGGCGCTGTTCTTGTTGCAGCAGATCCGTGATGAGGCCCACCGCTTTGCTATTAGTTATCACCGTTCGCAGCGGTCTAAGCGCATGCGGGCTTCGGCTTTGGACGCTGTCCCGGGCTTGGGGGACAAGCGCCGCACGGAGTTGGTGAAGCATTTTGGCTCCTTGAAAAAGCTCAAGCAGGCCACGGTGGAAGATATCGCGCAGGTGGATGGCTTTGGCCCCAAGCTGGCCCAGGCAGTGGTGGACCACCTGCAGAAATCTGGCAGCTAG
- a CDS encoding PH domain-containing protein, with the protein MSEKSPVGRQLSDAEVLAYTSADPFAMTSTLPWELEVTSKYLRKVALVCVAIVMPIHIFMGVTLDIEFTGATVTAIDKWAFPGVGVLISILAWIAFNRPRLRANADGVEVRNIIGTRFYPWTVIYGLSFPEGSRMARIELPDFEYVPVWALQAGDKATVIEDVRAFRALEARYMPQD; encoded by the coding sequence ATGTCTGAGAAAAGCCCAGTAGGCCGCCAATTAAGTGATGCCGAGGTGCTGGCTTACACCAGTGCAGACCCCTTCGCAATGACGTCCACGCTTCCCTGGGAGCTGGAGGTGACGTCGAAGTACCTGCGCAAGGTCGCGTTGGTGTGCGTGGCCATTGTTATGCCCATCCACATCTTTATGGGTGTCACGCTTGACATTGAGTTTACGGGGGCGACGGTTACCGCGATTGATAAGTGGGCCTTCCCCGGCGTGGGGGTGCTGATTTCCATTTTGGCGTGGATTGCGTTTAATCGCCCGCGCTTGCGGGCTAATGCCGACGGCGTGGAGGTGCGCAATATCATTGGCACCCGCTTCTACCCGTGGACTGTGATTTACGGCTTGTCCTTCCCGGAGGGCTCCCGCATGGCGCGCATTGAGCTACCAGATTTTGAATATGTGCCGGTGTGGGCACTGCAGGCAGGGGATAAGGCTACGGTTATTGAGGATGTGCGAGCTTTCCGCGCGCTAGAGGCGCGGTATATGCCGCAGGATTAA
- the rapZ gene encoding RNase adapter RapZ encodes MTQFDTPPVLITGMSGSGLSTAAKILEDKGYYVAHNIPSVLVLELLELCAREDSPVTKVAVVVDVRSRVFPGSLRETVAALDERDMRPTVLFMDARDEVLIRRFDSVRRTHPLQEADSLKHGIGRERETLAAMRSRADIIIDTTNLSVHDLRRAVEAAFGHMGSERQHVTLESFGFKHGSPRDADLVMDVRFLPNPYWEPELSGLRGTDEPVSDFVLRQPAAQQFVSRFEGLLDSMLDGYRHEGKNFITIAIGCTGGHHRSVAITEEIARRLRERNRVDVNVLHRDIERG; translated from the coding sequence ATGACGCAGTTTGATACCCCGCCGGTGTTGATCACTGGCATGTCTGGCAGTGGTCTGAGCACCGCGGCGAAGATTTTAGAGGATAAAGGCTATTATGTGGCCCACAACATTCCCTCGGTCTTGGTGCTAGAACTGTTGGAGCTGTGCGCGAGGGAGGACTCCCCGGTGACCAAGGTAGCGGTGGTGGTGGACGTGCGCAGCCGCGTTTTTCCGGGTTCGCTACGCGAGACCGTGGCCGCCCTTGATGAGAGGGACATGCGCCCCACGGTGCTGTTCATGGATGCCAGGGATGAAGTCCTTATTCGCCGCTTCGACTCTGTGCGCCGCACCCATCCGCTGCAAGAGGCCGATAGCCTCAAGCATGGTATTGGCCGGGAGCGCGAGACCTTAGCGGCTATGCGCTCTCGCGCGGACATCATCATTGACACCACTAATTTGTCTGTGCATGATCTGCGACGCGCGGTGGAGGCTGCGTTCGGGCATATGGGTTCTGAGCGCCAGCACGTGACGCTGGAGTCGTTCGGTTTTAAGCATGGTTCGCCGCGGGATGCTGACTTGGTTATGGATGTGCGCTTTTTGCCTAATCCCTATTGGGAGCCGGAACTTAGTGGCTTGCGAGGTACAGATGAGCCTGTGAGTGACTTTGTGCTGCGCCAACCTGCCGCCCAGCAGTTTGTCTCTCGCTTCGAGGGCTTGTTGGATTCCATGTTGGACGGCTACCGGCATGAGGGCAAGAACTTCATCACCATTGCTATTGGCTGCACGGGCGGGCACCACCGTTCGGTGGCAATTACGGAGGAGATTGCGCGCCGGTTGCGGGAGCGCAATAGGGTCGACGTCAATGTTCTTCACCGCGATATCGAGCGTGGCTAG
- a CDS encoding riboflavin synthase gives MFTGLVEEVGQVVDLEPQGDAVRLSIRGPKVVQDAALGDSIAVDGVCLTVASREGDVFVADVMQESLRRSALGGLQAGDPVNLERALLPTTRLGGHMVQGHVDATAALLSRTPSQHWDVLRFELPRQLHRYVVEKGSIAVSGTSLTVSGLGEDWFEVSLIPSTLAATTLGQLAVGATVNLEVDVLAKYVEKMLGGDPDGIRQHLGG, from the coding sequence GTGTTTACCGGACTAGTAGAAGAAGTGGGCCAGGTGGTAGACCTTGAGCCCCAGGGTGATGCCGTGCGCCTGTCCATTCGCGGACCGAAGGTGGTGCAGGATGCTGCACTGGGAGATTCCATCGCTGTGGATGGTGTTTGCCTGACTGTGGCAAGCCGGGAGGGGGATGTCTTTGTCGCCGACGTGATGCAAGAGTCCCTGCGCCGCTCAGCGCTGGGTGGACTCCAGGCGGGAGACCCGGTGAACCTGGAGCGCGCGCTGCTGCCCACCACGCGGCTGGGGGGACACATGGTGCAAGGCCATGTGGATGCCACGGCTGCATTACTGTCGCGTACCCCGTCGCAACACTGGGACGTGTTGCGCTTTGAGCTGCCGCGGCAGTTGCACCGCTATGTGGTGGAGAAAGGATCCATCGCGGTATCCGGGACTTCGCTCACGGTATCCGGTTTGGGAGAGGACTGGTTTGAGGTCTCGCTCATCCCGTCTACGCTGGCGGCAACCACCTTGGGGCAGCTGGCTGTGGGGGCCACAGTCAACCTGGAGGTAGACGTACTTGCAAAGTATGTGGAGAAGATGCTTGGCGGTGACCCTGACGGCATCAGGCAGCACCTTGGCGGCTAA
- a CDS encoding bifunctional 3,4-dihydroxy-2-butanone-4-phosphate synthase/GTP cyclohydrolase II: MSEQTVQLDSVEQAIADIAAGKAIVVVDNEDRENEGDLIFAAELATPELVAFMVRYSSGYICAPLLPQDCDRLALPPMTANNQDVRGTAYAVTVDLANGTTGISATSRSQTIRRLAHPEATPGDFTRPGHVVPLAARPGGVLERDGHTEASVDLARLAGLRPAGVLCEIVSEEDPTDMARGPELRRFADAHGLTMISIEQLIEWRRTHEAPVERAVAARLPTRFGDFSAVGYRDGAAGVEHIAIVAGDLDALRGASEVPVRVHSECLTGDVLGSRRCDCGDQLDSALEHIANHGQGVVVYLRGQEGRGIGLLNKLHAYNLQDQGRDTVDANIEQGLPQDARSYYAAAAILRDLGVQSVQLLSNNPAKVAQLENYGISVSGRVPLAVEAHAENIAYLRTKRDRMGHDLPQVAQWDARNAARGQAGPVPGQ, from the coding sequence ATGAGTGAACAGACCGTGCAGCTCGACTCCGTAGAGCAAGCCATTGCTGATATTGCTGCAGGTAAGGCCATAGTGGTAGTTGATAATGAGGACCGGGAGAATGAAGGCGATCTGATTTTTGCCGCCGAATTGGCCACCCCGGAACTGGTGGCTTTCATGGTTCGATATTCCTCTGGCTATATTTGTGCACCTTTGCTTCCACAGGATTGTGATCGCCTGGCGTTGCCGCCCATGACGGCGAATAACCAAGACGTTCGCGGCACCGCCTATGCGGTGACGGTGGATTTGGCCAATGGAACCACGGGTATTTCTGCTACCTCGCGGAGCCAGACCATTCGGCGATTGGCGCACCCGGAGGCTACTCCGGGGGACTTTACTCGACCCGGTCACGTGGTACCCCTGGCGGCACGCCCGGGTGGGGTGCTGGAGCGCGATGGGCACACGGAGGCATCGGTAGACTTGGCCCGCTTGGCAGGTCTGCGACCGGCAGGGGTGCTGTGTGAAATTGTCAGCGAGGAGGACCCCACGGACATGGCACGGGGGCCAGAACTGCGGCGCTTTGCAGACGCCCACGGGTTGACCATGATCTCCATCGAGCAACTCATAGAGTGGCGCCGCACCCATGAGGCCCCGGTGGAGCGTGCTGTAGCTGCGCGCTTGCCCACCCGCTTCGGTGACTTTAGCGCAGTCGGCTACCGCGATGGGGCGGCAGGAGTAGAGCACATCGCCATCGTGGCCGGTGACCTGGACGCCCTGCGGGGAGCTAGCGAGGTTCCGGTGCGGGTGCACTCTGAGTGCTTGACGGGAGACGTTCTTGGCTCGCGGCGCTGCGACTGCGGCGACCAGCTTGACTCCGCGCTAGAGCATATCGCGAATCACGGCCAGGGTGTGGTGGTATACCTGCGCGGACAGGAGGGCCGCGGCATTGGGTTGCTGAATAAACTGCACGCCTACAACCTGCAGGACCAGGGCCGCGATACAGTCGATGCCAACATTGAGCAGGGCCTGCCGCAAGATGCCCGCAGCTATTATGCGGCGGCGGCCATCTTGCGCGACTTGGGCGTGCAGTCGGTGCAGTTGCTGAGCAATAACCCTGCCAAGGTGGCGCAACTAGAAAACTATGGGATATCCGTGTCGGGCCGGGTGCCGTTGGCGGTGGAGGCACACGCAGAAAACATTGCGTACCTGCGTACCAAGCGCGATCGCATGGGCCATGACCTGCCGCAGGTTGCGCAGTGGGATGCCCGTAACGCAGCACGGGGCCAGGCCGGCCCGGTTCCTGGCCAGTGA
- a CDS encoding gluconeogenesis factor YvcK family protein: MTDFFPQLADTPATSPSPGGGAARVGRMACLGGGHGLYQTLLAARELEVEDICAIVTVADDGGSSGRLRKELDIIPPGDLRMALAALAGRDGECAQWAHTLQHRFGGSGALAGHAVGNLLIAGLTEVLGDMQSALDAVARLTSSAGRVVPVVNQPLDIEAQVRGLDEDPAALRSVRGQVAVATTPGQVESVRIFTGNTAEPEPPAHRAAVEALLGAELITLGPGSWFTSVIPHVLVPDIVQAINASQALRVVVLNLTPELGETRGFSAERHIQVLVQHAPQLRVDYIVVDTGSNFSPREREVIQRASSSLGAQAVFMDVAESSSGQLGASVHDPHKLAAAFAQLYAGPA, translated from the coding sequence GTGACTGACTTTTTTCCGCAGCTTGCCGATACCCCCGCCACCTCACCCTCGCCTGGCGGTGGCGCGGCCCGTGTGGGTCGCATGGCCTGCTTGGGCGGTGGGCATGGACTGTACCAGACTCTTTTGGCTGCCCGGGAGCTCGAAGTGGAGGACATCTGTGCCATTGTGACCGTGGCTGATGATGGCGGATCTTCAGGCCGGCTACGCAAAGAACTCGACATCATTCCTCCGGGGGATTTACGGATGGCACTGGCAGCTTTGGCGGGGCGTGACGGTGAGTGCGCCCAGTGGGCCCATACGCTGCAGCATCGCTTCGGGGGAAGTGGCGCCTTGGCCGGGCATGCGGTAGGAAATCTACTGATTGCGGGGCTGACAGAAGTACTGGGCGATATGCAGTCTGCACTGGATGCGGTGGCACGCTTGACTTCGTCTGCTGGCCGGGTGGTTCCGGTGGTTAATCAGCCTTTGGACATTGAGGCCCAGGTGCGTGGCCTGGATGAGGATCCGGCGGCACTGCGGTCGGTGCGGGGGCAGGTCGCAGTGGCTACGACGCCGGGCCAGGTGGAAAGCGTGCGGATCTTCACCGGTAATACTGCAGAGCCTGAACCACCGGCCCACCGTGCTGCGGTAGAGGCGCTACTGGGGGCTGAGCTGATTACGCTTGGCCCAGGTTCCTGGTTTACTTCGGTAATTCCGCACGTGCTGGTACCGGATATTGTGCAGGCTATTAATGCCTCGCAGGCACTGCGCGTGGTGGTTCTCAACCTGACGCCAGAGTTGGGGGAGACCCGGGGGTTTTCCGCGGAGCGGCACATTCAGGTGCTAGTCCAGCACGCCCCGCAGCTGCGTGTGGACTACATTGTTGTCGATACTGGCTCTAATTTTTCTCCCCGCGAGCGCGAGGTTATTCAGCGTGCTTCCAGCAGTCTAGGTGCTCAGGCCGTCTTTATGGATGTCGCTGAAAGCAGCTCTGGACAGCTGGGGGCCAGCGTGCATGATCCGCATAAGCTGGCCGCAGCGTTTGCGCAGCTCTATGCGGGCCCGGCGTAG
- the ribH gene encoding 6,7-dimethyl-8-ribityllumazine synthase, producing MSKEGLPQIAQVAGAEGLRVAVVTATWNAEICDQLHARAVATARAHGVAVEEFRVVGALELPVVVQAAARTHDAVVALGCVIRGGTPHFEYVCDSVTQGLGRVALDESTPVANGVLTVNEEQQARERAGFADSVEDKGAEAMIAALDTAVTLRRLSA from the coding sequence ATGAGTAAAGAAGGCTTGCCCCAGATTGCGCAGGTAGCGGGCGCAGAGGGCCTGCGGGTGGCCGTGGTTACCGCCACCTGGAATGCGGAGATCTGTGATCAACTCCATGCCCGCGCGGTGGCTACGGCCCGGGCCCACGGGGTAGCGGTGGAGGAGTTCCGCGTGGTCGGTGCCCTTGAGCTTCCCGTGGTGGTTCAGGCGGCTGCGCGGACGCATGATGCCGTCGTGGCCCTGGGCTGTGTCATCCGCGGCGGGACTCCACACTTTGAGTACGTGTGTGACTCTGTGACCCAGGGGCTTGGCCGTGTTGCGCTGGATGAGTCCACTCCGGTGGCTAATGGGGTTCTCACGGTCAACGAGGAGCAGCAGGCCCGGGAACGTGCGGGGTTTGCGGACTCCGTAGAAGACAAGGGCGCAGAGGCGATGATTGCGGCTTTGGACACCGCAGTGACGCTGCGTAGACTGTCTGCGTAA
- the gap gene encoding type I glyceraldehyde-3-phosphate dehydrogenase, with translation MTIRVGINGFGRIGRNFFRAVLQDGKNIEVVAINDLTDNATLANLLKYDSVLGKLGEEVSYDDESITVGGKKILASAEREPANLDWAGKNVDIVIESTGFFTDGEAAKAHIEAGAKKVIISAPGKNVDATFVYGVNSDTYDAAAHNVISAASCTTNCLAPMAKVLNEKFGIEKGLMTTIHAYTGDQRLQDAPHRDPRRARAAAVNMVPTSTGAAKAVSLVLPELEGKLDGYAMRVPTITGSATDLTFEASREVTVEEINAAIKEAATGEFGETLAYTEDPIVSTDIITDSHGCIFDAGMTKVSNGNLVKVLGWYDNEWGYTCQLLRTTELVASKL, from the coding sequence GTGACTATCCGCGTAGGTATCAACGGCTTCGGCCGTATCGGCCGCAACTTCTTCCGCGCAGTTCTGCAGGATGGCAAGAACATTGAGGTCGTGGCCATCAACGACCTCACCGATAACGCAACCCTGGCCAACCTGCTTAAGTACGACTCCGTGCTGGGCAAGCTGGGCGAGGAGGTCAGCTACGATGATGAGTCCATCACGGTAGGCGGCAAGAAGATCCTGGCTTCCGCAGAGCGCGAACCCGCCAACCTGGATTGGGCTGGCAAGAATGTGGACATCGTTATCGAGTCCACCGGCTTCTTTACTGATGGCGAAGCCGCTAAGGCCCACATCGAGGCCGGCGCTAAGAAGGTCATCATCTCTGCACCGGGCAAGAATGTTGATGCGACCTTTGTCTACGGCGTCAACTCCGATACTTATGACGCCGCAGCGCACAACGTGATCTCCGCCGCTTCCTGCACCACCAATTGCCTGGCTCCGATGGCCAAGGTGCTTAATGAGAAGTTCGGCATTGAGAAGGGCTTGATGACTACCATCCACGCCTACACCGGTGACCAGCGCCTGCAGGACGCCCCGCACCGGGATCCGCGCCGCGCCCGCGCCGCCGCAGTGAACATGGTTCCCACCTCTACCGGTGCTGCTAAGGCCGTGTCTTTGGTCCTTCCGGAGCTGGAAGGCAAGCTCGACGGCTACGCTATGCGTGTTCCCACCATCACCGGCTCCGCCACGGACTTGACCTTTGAGGCTTCCCGTGAAGTCACGGTGGAAGAAATCAACGCTGCCATCAAGGAAGCTGCCACCGGCGAGTTCGGCGAGACCCTGGCCTACACCGAGGATCCGATTGTCTCCACCGACATCATCACGGACTCCCACGGCTGCATCTTCGATGCTGGAATGACCAAGGTCTCCAACGGCAATCTGGTCAAGGTTTTGGGCTGGTACGACAACGAATGGGGCTACACCTGCCAGTTGCTGCGCACCACTGAGCTGGTTGCCTCCAAGCTCTAA